Proteins encoded together in one Gadus chalcogrammus isolate NIFS_2021 chromosome 18, NIFS_Gcha_1.0, whole genome shotgun sequence window:
- the LOC130371650 gene encoding SH3 and cysteine-rich domain-containing protein 2-like translates to MTEISEKENDSENRDTYRGHVSTPTQPESKLQRLKRSLSFKSVMRSKSVDNFFQRGNNNNLRLPPVITANPPPPLSSPPPPPFPESPLAYERSPSLSSSASPDPSLSSCSPNTSPSATLAPAPGPAQVLLRPVKTHCFQDHVFRKPTCCERCKQMIQGNSKQGIRCKTCKLGAHLWCSSELSTQPCNGKTGAFKRNFSSPLLTSDALGMVREAPPSQEGCVDPVYEALRYGTSLAQLSRSSFSSTPESPCHECPGLETETIAEEEPIPGTLTPPESEKADSEDQFSMKSTKRVDTPSVHTYVALYKFLPQEKNDLEMQPGDRIHVTDDSNEDWWKGKSRERVGYFPANFVQRVRPGERVWKVTAGFHGNRDKGQMTVKEGQVCVGKTEEADGFLRLSSGKKRGLVPVKNLLDI, encoded by the exons CTGCAGCGCCTGAAGCGGTCCCTGTCCTTCAAATCCGTGATGCGCAGCAAGAGCGTGGACAACTTCTTCCAGcgaggcaacaacaacaacctcagACTCCCGCCCGTCATCACGGCCAATCCGCCGCCCCCGTtgtcctcgccgccgccgccgccgttccCGGAGAGCCCGCTGGCCTACGAGAGGTCGCCGTCGCTCTCCTCCTCGGCCAGCCCCGACCCCTCGCTGTCGTCCTGCTCCCCCAACACCAGCCCGTCGGCGACCCTCGCCCCCGCGCCGGGCCCCGCCCAGGTCCTGCTGCGGCCCGTCAAGACGCACTGCTTCCAGGACCACGTCTTCCGCAAGCCCACCTGCTGCGAGAGATGCAAGCAGATGATCCAAG GGAACTCCAAGCAGGGTATTCGCTGTAAAACCTGTAAACTGGGGGCACATCTGTGGTGCTCTTCTGAACTCTCCACGCAACCCTGCAATGGCAAG ACGGGGGCGTTCAAGAGGAACTTCAGCTCTCCTCTGCTGACCAGTGACGCGCTGGGGATGGTCCGAGAAGCCCCGCCCTCGCAGG aggggtGTGTAGACCCAGTGTATGAGGCTCTTCGCTATGGAACGTCTCTGGCCCAGCTCAGTAGATCCAGCTTCAGCAGCACGCCAGAGTCTCCCTGTCATgag TGTCCAGGACTAGAAACCGAGACAATCGCTGAGGAAGAGCCCATTCCAGGAA cCCTTACTCCTCCTGAGAGTGAGAAGGCTGATTCAGAAGACCAGTTCAGCATGAAG AGCACCAAGCGTGTGGACACTCCCTCTGTTCACACATACGTCGCTCTCTACAAGTTCCTCCCCCAGGAGAAGAACGATCTGGAGATGca gCCTGGGGACAGGATTCACGTTACAGATGATTCTAATGAAGATTGGTGGAAG GGGAAGAGCAGGGAGAGGGTGGGATACTTCCCAGCCAACTTCGTCCAGAGGGTCCGGCCCGGGGAACGGGTGTGGAAGGTCACTGCTGGTTTCCACGGAAACAGAGACAAAGGCCAGATGACTGTCAAGGAAGGACAG gtgtgtgtggggaagaCGGAGGAGGCGGACGGCTTCCTGAGACTCTCCAGCGGTAAGAAGAGAGGTCTGGTGCCGGTCAAGAACCTCCTGGACATATGA